The proteins below come from a single Dermacentor albipictus isolate Rhodes 1998 colony chromosome 7, USDA_Dalb.pri_finalv2, whole genome shotgun sequence genomic window:
- the LOC139047796 gene encoding leukocyte elastase inhibitor-like: MATWLRRRRSRRPSGRPVLQQFSLQLYRALSRERLNVFISPFGTAVALVTALAGSRGDTAEQILAALGASHEEEVLQELSTVGRILEPLSTLHVGLANKMYLSTSLELADSFKEAIHQEFGGQVGIVNFQGDPALAVKEINAWLFRVTGHKMSSVVSVGDVSLSTRVLMVSTAFLRCLWLDKFSELYTAPMPFFADEGKISVPTMCSRRVCNYCHVERLACRVLELPCMMEHLQLLILLPDLQSDLAYIEANITPRDVHDFERRYTRNPLDITLPKFMLDEHVNVARYLAAVGVRDLFNKEEADLTGISDEKELCVHEFLSRSRFEVTDEDPVRLDLGGSNTLKLAERTDLASFEVNRPFMFLVVERQRKAILYIGCLRNPNVT, translated from the exons ATGGCAACTTGGCTGCGGCGAAGGCGATCCCGCCGGCCCAGCGGGCGTCCCGTGCTGCAGCAATTTTCGCTCCAGCTGTACCGCGCCCTGTCTCGCGAGCGCCTCAACGTCTTCATCTCGCCGTTCGGCACAGCCGTGGCATTG GTCACCGCTCTGGCCGGATCTCGAGGGGACACGGCCGAGCAGATCCTGGCCGCGCTGGGCGCTTCTCACGAGGAAGAGGTCCTGCAAGAGCTCAGCACCGTGGGACGCATCCTAGAGCCGCTGTCGACGCTGCACGTGGGCCTGGCCAACAAGATGTACCTGTCCACCTCCCTGGAGCTCGCGGACTCCTTCAAGGAAGCCATACATCAAGAGTTCGGAGGACAG GTGGGCATCGTGAACTTCCAGGGCGACCCGGCGCTGGCCGTGAAGGAGATCAACGCGTGGCTCTTCCGGGTGACGGGCCACAAGATGAGCAGCGTGGTGAGCGTCGGAGACGTCAGCCTCTCCACCCGCGTGCTGATGGTGAGCACGGCGTTCCTGCGCTGCCTCTGGCTCGACAAGTTCTCCGAGCTGTACACGGCGCCCATGCCGTTCTTCGCCGACGAGGGCAagatcagcgtgccgaccatgtGCTCGCGCCGCGTCTGCAACTACTGCCACGTCGAGCGGCTGGCGTGCCGCGTGCTCGAGCTGCCCTGCATGATGGAGCACCTGCAGCTGCTCATTCTGCTGCCGGACCTGCAGTCGGACCTGGCCTACATCGAGGCCAACATCACGCCGCGCGACGTGCACGACTTCGAGCGCCGGTACACGCGCAACCCGCTCGACATCACGCTGCCCAAGTTCATGCTCGACGAGCACGTCAACGTGGCGCGCTACCTGGCGGCCGTTGGCGTACGCGACTTGTTCAACAAGGAGGAGGCCGACCTCACCGGCATATCAG ACGAGAAGGAGCTGTGCGTGCACGAGTTCCTCAGCCGGTCGCGGTTCGAGGTGACCGACGAGGACCCCGTGCGGCTGGACCTCGGCGGCTCGAACACGCTGAAACTGGCCGAGCGCACCGACCTGGCCAGCTTCGAGGTGAACCGGCCCTTCATGTTCCTCGTGGTCGAGCGGCAGCGCAAGGCCATCCTGTACATCGGCTGCCTGCGAAATCCCAACGTCACGTGA